In Macaca nemestrina isolate mMacNem1 chromosome 9, mMacNem.hap1, whole genome shotgun sequence, a single genomic region encodes these proteins:
- the LOC105466075 gene encoding leucine-rich repeat-containing protein 20 isoform X2 yields MTTFSQLRELRLEGNFLHRLPSEVSALQHLKAIDLSRNQFQDFPEQLTALPALETINLEENEIVDVPVEKLAAMPALRSINLRFNPLNAEVRVIAPPLIKFDMLMSPDGARAPLP; encoded by the exons ATGACCACGTTCAGTCAGCTCCGAG AGCTCCGCCTGGAGGGGAACTTCCTACACCGCCTCCCCAGCGAAGTCAGTGCCCTGCAGCACCTCAAGGCCATTGACCTGTCCCGGAACCAGTTCCAGGACTTCCCTGAGCAGCTCACCGCCCTGCCGGCGCTGGAGACCATCAACCTGGAGGAGAACGAGATCGTAG ATGTGCCCGTGGAGAAGCTGGCCGCCATGCCAGCCTTGCGCAGCATCAACCTCCGCTTCAACCCACTCAACGCTGAGGTGCGCGTGATCGCCCCGCCGCTCATCAAGTTTGATATGCTCATGTCTCCGGATGGCGCAAGAGCCCCCCTACCTTAG